One Thermococcus sp. JdF3 genomic window carries:
- a CDS encoding diacylglycerol/polyprenol kinase family protein → MSMKSELKRKSLHMTGLLVPLSYHLFGRELTLTFIGLAFFLFVVLEPFRIIEELRDNIKRRLRIYVDGDVIGRVEVLEKHIDEITRSHERYRVAAHIYFAAASFIVVYFFPMEVAVGAITVATVGDALAAIIGKSLGRHRFSNGKSFEGSLAYFLAGVAILWPLVGLPLALVGSIAGTVAEFYNLPPDDNFSNQLAVALAVYLAGLLI, encoded by the coding sequence GTGAGCATGAAAAGCGAGCTTAAGCGTAAGTCCCTCCACATGACGGGTCTGCTCGTTCCGCTCTCATATCACCTGTTCGGCAGGGAGCTTACCCTGACTTTCATAGGTCTGGCCTTCTTCCTCTTCGTCGTCCTCGAGCCCTTCAGGATAATAGAGGAGCTGAGGGACAACATAAAGAGGAGGCTCAGGATATACGTTGATGGGGACGTCATCGGAAGGGTTGAGGTTCTGGAAAAACACATAGACGAGATAACCCGCTCCCACGAGCGCTACCGCGTCGCGGCTCACATCTACTTCGCCGCGGCATCTTTCATAGTCGTGTACTTCTTCCCGATGGAGGTGGCGGTTGGTGCAATCACCGTCGCCACCGTTGGCGATGCCCTGGCGGCGATAATAGGAAAATCCCTCGGAAGGCACCGCTTCTCCAACGGCAAGAGCTTCGAGGGCAGCCTGGCCTACTTCCTCGCGGGGGTTGCCATACTCTGGCCCCTCGTTGGCCTTCCGCTGGCCCTGGTGGGCTCCATAGCTGGAACCGTGGCGGAGTTCTACAACCTCCCGCCCGACGACAACTTCTCCAACCAGCTGGCGGTGGCCTTAGCCGTTTACCTGGCGGGATTGCTCATCTGA
- a CDS encoding DUF131 domain-containing protein → MDGKTLILSGMALIFIGFLLVFIGTIVSSIGGEADVEGGGVIMIGPIPVIFGTNKGAAGLAAVLAVILMALWLIAALLTRGD, encoded by the coding sequence ATGGACGGGAAAACGCTGATACTGAGCGGGATGGCGCTTATATTCATCGGCTTCCTGCTGGTCTTCATAGGCACCATCGTTTCTTCAATCGGAGGGGAAGCCGACGTTGAAGGTGGTGGGGTGATAATGATAGGCCCCATTCCGGTAATATTCGGAACAAATAAGGGGGCCGCTGGGCTCGCGGCAGTACTGGCGGTAATACTCATGGCACTCTGGCTAATTGCGGCCCTGCTGACAAGGGGGGACTGA
- a CDS encoding alpha-amylase/4-alpha-glucanotransferase domain-containing protein codes for MAMVNFIFGIHNHQPLGNFGWVFESAYDRSYRPFMEILEEYPNMKAAVHISGPLLEWLEANRPEYIDLLRSLVKKGQLEIVVAGFYEPVLAAIPKEDRIEQITLLKDFAKKLGYDARGVWLTERVWQPELVKSLRQAGIDYVIVDDYHFMSAGLSKEELYWPYYTEDGGEVIAVFPIDEKLRYLIPFRPVEKTVEYLHSLDNGDESRVAVFHDDGEKFGVWPGTYEWVYEKGWLREFFDRISSDERINLTLYSEYLARFKPRGLVYLPIASYFEMSEWSLPAKQAKLFVEFVEKLKGHGQFEKYRVFVRGGIWKNFFFKYPESNYMHKRMLMVSKLVRDNPEARRFILKAQCNDAYWHGVFGGVYLPHLRRAVWENIIRANGFASTGSFVRDIDFDGRDEVFIEDENFYAVFKPSYGGALFELSSRRRAVNYNDVLARRWEHYHEVPESATPEEEGEEGVASIHEVGRKIPDEIRRELAYDDHLRAILQDHFLEPETALEEYRLNRHIELGDFVTGAYDYGLFEGGVTLERDGTVSGRPARVEKTFHLTEDGFVVDYTVRSDSKALFGVELNLAVHSVMEEPAEFEAEKFEVNDPHGIGRVAVELDKKARVWKYPIKTLSQSEAGWDFVQQGVSYTVLLPVDGELRFRLRFREL; via the coding sequence TTGGCAATGGTGAACTTTATATTTGGCATTCATAACCATCAGCCCCTCGGAAACTTCGGCTGGGTCTTCGAGAGCGCCTACGATAGGTCCTACAGACCTTTCATGGAGATTCTGGAGGAGTACCCGAACATGAAGGCCGCGGTTCACATAAGCGGCCCCCTCCTCGAATGGCTCGAGGCCAACAGGCCCGAATACATAGACCTCCTCCGCTCCCTGGTGAAGAAAGGACAGCTGGAGATAGTCGTGGCAGGCTTCTACGAGCCGGTTCTGGCGGCTATCCCGAAAGAGGACAGGATTGAGCAGATAACCCTCCTGAAGGACTTTGCAAAGAAACTCGGCTACGACGCCAGGGGCGTCTGGCTCACCGAGCGCGTCTGGCAGCCCGAACTCGTTAAGAGCCTCAGGCAGGCGGGAATCGATTACGTCATCGTCGATGACTACCACTTCATGAGTGCCGGCCTGAGCAAGGAGGAACTTTACTGGCCGTACTACACCGAGGACGGCGGGGAGGTAATAGCTGTCTTCCCGATAGACGAGAAGCTCCGCTACCTCATCCCGTTCCGCCCCGTTGAGAAGACCGTCGAGTACCTCCACAGCCTTGACAACGGTGACGAGAGCAGGGTCGCTGTCTTCCACGACGACGGTGAGAAGTTCGGTGTCTGGCCGGGAACGTACGAGTGGGTTTACGAGAAGGGCTGGCTCAGGGAGTTCTTTGACAGGATTTCGAGCGATGAGAGGATAAATCTAACGCTTTACTCCGAGTACCTTGCGAGGTTCAAGCCCCGCGGGCTGGTTTACCTGCCCATTGCCTCCTACTTCGAGATGAGCGAGTGGTCCCTCCCGGCAAAGCAGGCGAAGCTCTTCGTGGAGTTCGTTGAAAAGCTCAAGGGGCACGGCCAGTTCGAGAAGTACCGCGTCTTCGTCAGGGGAGGAATCTGGAAGAATTTCTTCTTCAAGTACCCCGAGAGCAACTACATGCACAAGAGGATGCTGATGGTGAGCAAGCTGGTGAGGGACAATCCCGAGGCGAGGAGGTTCATCCTCAAGGCCCAGTGCAACGACGCCTACTGGCACGGTGTATTCGGAGGGGTTTACCTCCCGCACCTCCGCAGGGCGGTCTGGGAGAACATAATACGGGCCAACGGCTTCGCCTCCACGGGCAGCTTCGTCCGCGACATAGACTTTGACGGCCGCGATGAGGTATTCATCGAGGACGAGAACTTCTATGCCGTCTTTAAGCCCTCCTACGGCGGTGCCCTCTTTGAGCTCTCCTCACGCAGGAGGGCCGTCAACTACAACGATGTGCTCGCGAGGCGCTGGGAGCACTACCACGAGGTTCCTGAGTCCGCCACCCCCGAGGAGGAAGGCGAGGAGGGTGTGGCGAGCATACACGAGGTCGGCAGGAAGATTCCGGACGAGATACGGCGCGAGCTCGCCTACGATGACCACCTGAGGGCCATCCTGCAGGACCACTTCCTTGAGCCGGAGACGGCACTCGAGGAGTACCGCCTCAACAGGCACATCGAGCTTGGGGACTTCGTGACGGGTGCCTACGACTACGGCCTTTTTGAGGGCGGCGTCACCCTCGAGAGGGACGGAACCGTCTCCGGAAGGCCGGCGAGGGTGGAGAAGACCTTCCACCTGACTGAGGATGGCTTCGTGGTGGACTACACCGTTAGGAGTGACTCAAAGGCCCTCTTCGGCGTCGAGCTTAACCTTGCCGTCCACAGCGTCATGGAGGAGCCGGCGGAGTTCGAGGCTGAGAAGTTCGAGGTGAACGACCCCCACGGCATCGGAAGGGTGGCGGTGGAGCTCGACAAAAAGGCAAGGGTGTGGAAGTACCCAATAAAGACCCTCAGTCAGAGCGAAGCCGGCTGGGATTTCGTGCAGCAGGGCGTCAGCTACACTGTCCTCCTGCCTGTCGATGGGGAGCTGAGATTCAGACTGCGGTTCAGGGAACTTTGA
- a CDS encoding HAD family hydrolase produces the protein MLVLVDLDDTLCNTWEAGRYSVLRLIPYLIRKRKFRAFFYILTARYRELEQSREFHTLDFDKLVERVMSKVYSKISPDELDEITELVDRVFFSNLKLYPDAVSFLRGLKAMGARLVLITDSSTKWQRKKLEYLGIKDYFDALIISGETGHSKLEPHNFRLARRLFPDEEIYMVGDRDDTDMRGGKEIGATTILVQRGYFSGRLARHADYVVKDLIEALEVIKREHEKRA, from the coding sequence ATGCTCGTGCTCGTTGACCTCGACGACACGCTCTGCAACACCTGGGAGGCCGGCAGGTACAGCGTTCTCCGCCTGATACCCTATCTCATCAGGAAGAGGAAGTTCAGGGCGTTCTTCTACATTCTCACGGCCCGCTACCGCGAGCTGGAGCAGTCGAGAGAATTTCACACCCTCGACTTCGATAAGCTCGTCGAGAGGGTGATGAGCAAGGTCTACTCCAAAATCAGCCCGGACGAGCTGGATGAGATAACGGAACTGGTCGATAGGGTGTTCTTTTCCAATCTGAAGCTTTACCCTGATGCCGTCTCCTTCCTGAGGGGTCTCAAAGCCATGGGTGCGCGACTGGTTCTCATTACGGACTCCTCCACCAAATGGCAGAGGAAGAAGCTGGAGTACCTTGGGATAAAGGACTACTTCGACGCACTGATAATAAGCGGTGAAACCGGCCACAGCAAGCTCGAACCCCACAATTTCAGGCTCGCCAGGCGTCTCTTCCCGGACGAGGAGATATACATGGTCGGGGACAGGGACGACACCGACATGCGTGGGGGGAAGGAGATTGGGGCGACGACGATACTGGTTCAGAGGGGCTATTTCAGTGGCAGACTCGCCAGGCACGCCGACTACGTGGTCAAAGACCTCATCGAAGCCCTGGAGGTGATAAAGCGTGAGCATGAAAAGCGAGCTTAA
- a CDS encoding DUF257 family protein, giving the protein MSVPDGLMMNLWESLRMGEIVLMERTDSGDQYFGFYQLVNWGRSRGYKVVVIDILDSLHILKAKARLAGLDDGVLNSVKVIKIGGTIEIGEVVGWIRDISEPVILAKKFMETYTTLLESGGPTLTAVVGLEKLFVASEFSPKNVQVIISAISKYVGDERRLSVHFLKANVIDGMRQPVVKLLEDLATTVIQISRKDKVTEFRVLKSVDPKLEGMTIKM; this is encoded by the coding sequence ATGAGCGTACCCGACGGCCTCATGATGAACCTCTGGGAATCACTAAGGATGGGCGAGATAGTCCTCATGGAGCGGACGGACAGCGGGGATCAGTACTTCGGATTCTACCAGTTGGTGAACTGGGGCAGAAGCAGGGGGTACAAGGTCGTGGTCATCGACATCCTGGACTCGCTCCACATTCTGAAGGCCAAGGCGCGGCTCGCCGGCCTCGATGACGGGGTTCTGAACAGCGTGAAGGTCATCAAAATAGGGGGCACAATAGAAATCGGTGAAGTCGTTGGGTGGATACGGGACATCTCTGAGCCGGTTATTCTCGCAAAGAAGTTCATGGAGACCTACACCACACTTCTCGAATCAGGAGGACCAACCCTAACGGCCGTGGTGGGTCTTGAGAAGCTCTTCGTGGCATCGGAGTTCTCGCCGAAGAACGTCCAGGTCATAATCAGCGCCATATCCAAATACGTTGGCGATGAGAGGAGGCTGTCCGTCCATTTCCTGAAGGCCAACGTTATAGACGGCATGAGACAGCCGGTGGTCAAACTTCTGGAGGACCTGGCGACCACTGTAATCCAGATCTCGAGAAAGGACAAGGTGACGGAGTTCAGGGTGCTGAAGTCGGTGGATCCGAAACTCGAGGGAATGACGATAAAAATGTGA
- a CDS encoding cation:proton antiporter, with protein MDFLAALAILLVTAKSIEWLFERVEVHPIIAHVLTGILLGPFVLGLIEPTDDLGVLAEFGLIMMMLYMGLTSNFSAIAQNTKKAVVVAALGVAFSFALGFLTVEVAGKGTTAAIFIGVTLGNTAIEVTSGVLVKERVRREVSSILMGAAFADDIMAVYLIGIITALAGGGLDAASFGILTAKIFAFIAATLLVSEYIFKRSRWFYSIVKNLNVFFTFTLILTFTLAIIAQWAGLNQIIGAYLAGLTISRLRERKDPLVVTRIKLNELINDLQVVLTEFFIPLFFIYVGLMFNPPLADISLALIAALYLAAVMGKLIGCGLGARLFGLNWRDSITIGIGMGGRGSLELAILTFGLSAGLIDQVLFASVIAVSMLTALTTPVFFKGYLKRAKA; from the coding sequence GTGGACTTCCTGGCGGCGCTCGCGATTCTTCTCGTCACGGCAAAGAGCATAGAGTGGCTCTTTGAGAGGGTGGAGGTACACCCGATAATAGCCCACGTCCTCACCGGAATACTCCTGGGACCATTCGTCCTTGGATTGATAGAACCGACGGATGATCTGGGAGTCCTGGCCGAGTTCGGGCTTATAATGATGATGCTCTACATGGGGCTCACCAGCAACTTCTCCGCCATAGCCCAGAACACCAAGAAGGCGGTGGTCGTTGCGGCACTTGGCGTGGCGTTCTCCTTCGCCCTGGGCTTCCTCACCGTCGAGGTGGCGGGGAAAGGAACCACGGCCGCGATATTCATCGGAGTAACCCTTGGAAACACCGCGATAGAGGTAACCAGCGGCGTACTCGTGAAGGAACGTGTGAGGAGGGAGGTCTCATCGATACTCATGGGGGCAGCGTTTGCCGACGACATAATGGCGGTTTACCTGATCGGCATAATCACCGCCCTGGCTGGAGGGGGGCTCGACGCGGCTTCCTTTGGGATATTGACGGCCAAGATATTCGCATTCATAGCCGCAACGCTTCTGGTATCTGAATACATCTTCAAGAGGTCCCGGTGGTTCTACTCCATCGTCAAGAACCTCAACGTGTTCTTCACCTTCACGCTCATCCTGACCTTTACGCTGGCCATAATAGCCCAGTGGGCGGGCCTCAACCAGATAATAGGCGCCTACCTCGCGGGCCTCACCATAAGCCGCCTCCGCGAGAGGAAGGACCCGCTCGTCGTGACGAGGATAAAGCTCAACGAACTCATAAACGACCTCCAGGTCGTTCTCACCGAGTTCTTCATACCCCTGTTCTTCATCTACGTCGGGCTGATGTTCAACCCGCCCCTGGCCGACATAAGCCTGGCCCTCATAGCGGCGCTCTACCTCGCGGCGGTGATGGGCAAGCTCATCGGCTGCGGCCTCGGTGCGAGGCTCTTTGGCCTGAACTGGAGGGACTCGATAACGATAGGTATCGGAATGGGTGGCAGGGGAAGCCTGGAGCTGGCCATACTCACGTTCGGCCTCTCCGCGGGCCTCATAGATCAGGTTCTCTTCGCGAGCGTCATAGCGGTCTCCATGCTCACCGCGCTGACAACACCGGTGTTCTTCAAGGGCTACCTGAAGAGGGCAAAGGCTTAA
- the mfnA gene encoding tyrosine decarboxylase MfnA encodes MFPKKGASEEEVLAELEEKTSEDLTFDSGRILGSMCTHPHPFAAEVVRRYIDRNLGDPGLHVGSQKVEREAIAMLSSLLGLERGYGNIVSGGTEANILAVRAFRNLADVENPELILPRSAHFSFLKASEMLKVRLVWADLREDHSVDVRDVEEKITSNTIGIVGIAGTTGLGVVDDIPALSDLALDYGLPLHVDAAFGGFVIPFAKALGYDIPDFDFRLRGVKSITIDPHKMGMVPIPAGGIIFREKRFLEAISVPAPYLAGGKVWQATITGTRPGASALAVWAMIKHLGFEGYAEIVKRAMELSRWFAGELKRIPGVHLIREPVLNIVSFGAKNLEEVEEELKKRGWGVSAHRGYIRIVMMPHVRREHLEAFLGDLREILKTF; translated from the coding sequence ATGTTCCCGAAGAAAGGAGCGAGCGAAGAGGAAGTTCTGGCGGAGCTGGAGGAGAAGACGTCAGAGGACCTGACCTTTGATTCAGGCAGGATTCTCGGCTCGATGTGCACCCATCCACATCCCTTCGCCGCGGAGGTGGTGCGGCGTTACATCGACAGGAATCTGGGCGACCCCGGGCTGCACGTTGGAAGCCAGAAGGTGGAGAGAGAGGCAATAGCAATGCTGTCCAGCCTTCTCGGCCTCGAAAGGGGCTACGGGAACATAGTCTCAGGGGGAACTGAGGCCAACATTCTCGCCGTGAGGGCGTTCCGCAACCTGGCGGATGTGGAGAACCCCGAACTCATACTTCCCAGAAGCGCCCACTTCTCCTTCCTCAAGGCGAGCGAGATGCTGAAGGTCCGGCTCGTCTGGGCGGACCTGCGGGAGGACCACTCCGTCGATGTGAGGGATGTTGAGGAAAAGATAACCTCCAACACGATAGGCATCGTTGGAATCGCCGGAACCACCGGCCTCGGGGTTGTGGACGATATTCCGGCCCTGAGCGATCTGGCGCTGGACTACGGGCTTCCCCTCCACGTGGACGCAGCCTTCGGGGGTTTTGTCATTCCCTTCGCCAAGGCTCTGGGCTACGATATCCCCGACTTCGATTTCAGGCTGAGGGGCGTCAAGAGCATAACCATAGACCCCCACAAGATGGGGATGGTTCCCATCCCGGCGGGAGGGATAATATTCCGCGAGAAGCGGTTCCTGGAGGCGATAAGCGTTCCCGCGCCGTACCTCGCCGGCGGCAAGGTCTGGCAGGCGACGATAACCGGAACCCGGCCCGGGGCGAGCGCTTTGGCGGTCTGGGCGATGATAAAGCACCTCGGATTCGAGGGCTACGCTGAGATCGTCAAGCGGGCCATGGAGCTGAGCAGGTGGTTCGCGGGAGAGCTCAAGAGGATCCCGGGGGTTCACCTCATCCGCGAGCCGGTCCTCAACATCGTTTCCTTCGGGGCAAAGAACCTAGAAGAGGTCGAGGAGGAGCTTAAGAAGCGCGGCTGGGGTGTGAGCGCCCACAGGGGATACATCAGGATCGTCATGATGCCCCACGTCAGGAGGGAGCATCTGGAGGCGTTTCTGGGGGATCTGAGGGAAATCCTGAAAACCTTTTAA
- a CDS encoding CARDB domain-containing protein encodes MKKTAAVVLMFVLLLGLVPTFSGLVSAMYGTKIIDGSLSDWTPSDLVAVGKDTGLEGANLDRLYVSWDDQYLYIAIKTNNTKHWNTVLGIGIDVDPGTGNGYVGVDQDGDPSNGFEDIWWRDIGFGGDYAIDYELYFWYDSGSQGIGGGDFKHWNGNGWEDVGIGNVNYASSPDPSFGTVELAIPWDKLGGCPERIAVITWLAGSDAHSSAIDTLPVDPAVDYPAVGDGEWTDKDILTNLVELHVTPKTIDGNLSDWSENELAAEDTTGTGVDVGNLSKFYVSWDDQYLYLAIETNNTKNGGMAYGFGIDVDPGTGNGYTTGGDAWGRGIEFSNGYALDYEVYFWWDDGSASITAAQLNPYEGGWSWPSLTDMGGKYNYTGDSSTGLKTLEVAVPWSAIGGMPSKFAVAAWVTGGGGSAVDVLPQEGAAADNADEWSDTDVITEMADFEMFIPVPELTASITGPGIAGLNRTTEYRVTVKNLGSLPASDAEVRAYVNDTLISNWTVDLGAGEERELTFTWRPNETGRYTLKVTVDEDNLITEANEDNNVVTMDVDVVWVGKIEVDGNPNDWPSANLLNDTYTVINGTFIWRDAENDQRTDNDNYLEETGHTSSHADLTEVAVTKDDHYVYFLFRFRNMSNMKLGANGATFIAVPIDYKDGGKAGGFAGSMDMSSVIEWDIQMAVNLKCSGCSGNTSVKPAGNSVESILYFIDPNNDMVTVNGAVVGVNISANTVEVKIPVEVFNGATDFNFQVATGLSWGGGVWNFGEPFSDDEISDAVDVLSDKPTGEEVMDGYLDYYIHIETNGMVEKANDVDYTSVRRKVQMQKFWRGFVSLNKYYGMWHFKNDYGRYLELDEYFRNATLPEEIEKKVEEYENTVNDLLKLYNEGKENIDNGNAALGASIKIFRAYTGLKRVVHEMEALKKIVEEGNLERLEYLKELSKNLTKTIDGNLDDWSVQPVAVDETGYGQDGANLKALYVDHDDQFLYIALTTENSASWRVSYSISLDYRAGGYTTGQDSWSRKVSFSRGIDAQLYFFWNGEFFGDPGTSTITSAQLALWNGTGWKYEDLKWIGFYAYTGNQKDGLQTLEIAIPWEALGVKPGEINVVAYVTGQGAGDSAVDSLPLQDAVRDSDSGQEWGDADTFTQFATVTVE; translated from the coding sequence GTGAAGAAAACGGCGGCAGTTGTGTTAATGTTCGTTCTGTTGCTTGGTTTAGTGCCCACGTTTAGCGGCCTCGTCAGCGCCATGTACGGCACTAAAATCATAGACGGCAGCCTAAGCGACTGGACTCCAAGCGATTTGGTTGCGGTAGGCAAAGATACCGGACTTGAAGGAGCCAACCTCGACAGACTCTATGTTTCATGGGACGACCAGTACCTGTACATCGCGATAAAGACGAACAATACAAAGCACTGGAACACCGTTCTTGGAATAGGAATAGACGTGGATCCCGGAACCGGCAACGGTTACGTTGGGGTCGATCAGGATGGAGACCCATCGAATGGTTTTGAGGATATCTGGTGGAGGGACATTGGTTTTGGAGGGGATTATGCTATAGATTACGAGCTCTACTTCTGGTACGATTCTGGAAGCCAGGGGATAGGCGGTGGAGACTTCAAGCACTGGAACGGGAACGGATGGGAGGATGTTGGCATAGGAAACGTCAACTACGCATCATCCCCGGACCCTTCCTTTGGAACAGTGGAACTTGCAATCCCCTGGGACAAGCTCGGTGGATGCCCGGAAAGGATTGCAGTAATTACCTGGCTCGCCGGCAGTGATGCCCACAGCTCGGCGATAGATACGCTTCCTGTTGATCCTGCGGTGGACTATCCTGCCGTTGGAGACGGCGAATGGACCGACAAGGACATACTCACAAACCTCGTTGAATTACATGTCACCCCCAAGACAATAGATGGCAATCTCAGCGACTGGAGCGAGAACGAACTGGCGGCCGAAGATACCACTGGTACGGGCGTTGACGTGGGCAACCTCAGCAAGTTCTACGTCTCCTGGGATGACCAGTACCTCTACCTTGCCATTGAGACCAACAACACCAAGAACGGAGGAATGGCGTACGGCTTTGGAATCGATGTTGACCCAGGGACTGGGAACGGATATACCACAGGTGGAGACGCCTGGGGGCGGGGCATAGAGTTCTCCAATGGATACGCGCTGGACTATGAAGTTTACTTCTGGTGGGACGACGGGAGCGCATCAATAACCGCCGCGCAGCTCAACCCATACGAGGGCGGCTGGAGCTGGCCAAGCCTGACCGATATGGGTGGAAAGTATAACTACACTGGAGACAGTTCAACAGGCCTTAAAACCCTCGAAGTCGCAGTACCATGGTCAGCCATCGGAGGAATGCCCAGCAAGTTCGCGGTCGCCGCATGGGTAACCGGTGGAGGCGGCTCTGCCGTTGACGTCCTCCCGCAGGAAGGTGCCGCCGCGGACAACGCAGACGAATGGAGCGACACGGACGTCATCACCGAGATGGCGGACTTCGAGATGTTCATTCCCGTGCCCGAACTCACCGCCAGCATAACCGGCCCCGGTATCGCGGGACTCAACAGAACGACCGAATACCGCGTCACCGTGAAAAACCTCGGTTCCCTCCCGGCCTCCGATGCCGAGGTCAGGGCCTACGTCAACGATACGCTCATCTCCAACTGGACGGTTGACCTCGGTGCCGGCGAGGAGAGGGAGCTCACCTTCACATGGAGACCAAACGAAACGGGCAGGTACACGCTGAAGGTTACGGTGGACGAGGACAACCTTATCACGGAGGCCAACGAGGACAACAACGTCGTCACAATGGACGTTGATGTGGTGTGGGTTGGAAAAATAGAAGTTGACGGCAACCCGAACGACTGGCCATCGGCGAACCTGCTCAACGACACGTACACCGTAATCAACGGAACGTTCATCTGGAGGGACGCCGAGAACGACCAGAGAACGGACAACGACAATTACCTCGAGGAAACCGGTCACACCTCAAGCCACGCCGACCTCACCGAGGTAGCGGTGACGAAGGACGACCACTACGTTTACTTCCTCTTCAGGTTCAGGAACATGAGCAACATGAAGCTGGGGGCAAACGGAGCAACGTTCATAGCCGTCCCGATCGATTACAAGGACGGCGGAAAAGCCGGAGGTTTTGCCGGCAGTATGGACATGAGTTCGGTTATAGAATGGGACATCCAGATGGCCGTGAACCTCAAGTGCTCTGGATGCAGCGGGAACACATCAGTAAAACCCGCGGGCAACAGCGTTGAGTCCATACTGTACTTTATAGACCCGAACAACGACATGGTCACGGTGAACGGGGCCGTCGTTGGGGTTAACATCTCAGCGAACACAGTCGAGGTCAAGATTCCGGTGGAGGTCTTCAACGGCGCCACTGACTTCAACTTCCAGGTCGCAACCGGCCTGAGCTGGGGAGGAGGAGTCTGGAACTTCGGAGAGCCGTTCAGCGACGACGAGATCAGCGACGCCGTTGATGTCCTCAGTGACAAGCCCACCGGGGAGGAGGTCATGGACGGATACCTGGATTACTACATCCACATCGAGACCAACGGCATGGTCGAGAAGGCAAACGATGTGGATTACACTTCCGTCCGCAGGAAGGTACAGATGCAGAAATTCTGGAGGGGCTTCGTGTCCCTAAACAAGTATTACGGAATGTGGCACTTCAAGAACGACTACGGGCGCTATCTCGAACTCGACGAATACTTCAGGAACGCCACCCTGCCGGAGGAGATAGAGAAGAAGGTCGAGGAATACGAGAACACCGTGAACGACCTCCTCAAGCTCTACAACGAGGGGAAGGAGAACATCGATAACGGAAACGCCGCCCTGGGAGCGTCCATTAAGATATTCCGCGCGTACACCGGACTGAAGCGGGTAGTGCACGAGATGGAGGCGCTGAAGAAAATCGTCGAGGAGGGCAACCTCGAAAGGCTCGAATACCTCAAGGAGCTCTCCAAGAACCTCACCAAGACCATAGACGGAAACCTCGACGACTGGAGCGTCCAGCCGGTGGCAGTCGATGAGACCGGCTACGGACAGGATGGCGCGAACCTCAAGGCCCTCTACGTCGATCACGACGACCAGTTCCTCTACATAGCCCTGACCACAGAGAACAGCGCCTCGTGGAGGGTTTCCTACAGCATATCCCTCGACTACAGGGCCGGCGGATACACCACCGGCCAGGACAGCTGGAGCAGAAAGGTGAGCTTCAGCAGGGGAATAGATGCACAGCTATACTTCTTCTGGAACGGGGAGTTCTTTGGAGACCCCGGAACCAGCACCATAACCAGCGCCCAGCTCGCCCTGTGGAACGGAACCGGATGGAAGTACGAGGACCTCAAGTGGATAGGATTCTACGCATACACGGGCAACCAGAAAGACGGTCTCCAGACCCTCGAGATAGCGATTCCATGGGAAGCCCTCGGCGTCAAGCCGGGAGAGATAAACGTGGTCGCCTACGTCACGGGACAGGGTGCCGGCGATTCTGCCGTTGACTCACTGCCGCTCCAGGACGCCGTCAGGGACAGCGACTCAGGCCAGGAGTGGGGCGACGCCGATACCTTCACCCAGTTCGCGACGGTCACGGTAGAGTGA